One Cucurbita pepo subsp. pepo cultivar mu-cu-16 chromosome LG09, ASM280686v2, whole genome shotgun sequence DNA window includes the following coding sequences:
- the LOC111802589 gene encoding protein TAPETUM DETERMINANT 1 — protein sequence MMKGLSTSTTTRRVLVIFASVLFIFLSVSAFLTDLNIIGSFMDSSPPSFLRSGLRSTRVTPRRKLLTREAAFEEPTRIWGEKCTKSDIVINQGPTAPLPTGIPTYTVEVVNACATGCDIHGIHFKCGWFSSAHLINPRIFKRLRYDDCLVNDGKPLVYGGTLSFQYANTFPYPLSVSSVVCN from the exons atgatgaaagGTCTATCTACTAGTACTACTACCCGGCGAGTTTTGGTGATTTTCGCTTCGgttttgttcatcttcttGTCCGTATCCGCCTTTCTTACAG ATCTGAATATTATTGGTTCCTTTATGGACTCGAGTCCACCGAGTTTTCTTCGATCGGGTTTAAGGAGCACAAGAGTTACCCCTCGTCGCAAACTTCTTACTA GAGAAGCAGCATTTGAGGAACCAACCAGAATTTGGGGAGAAAAGTGTACAAAATCAGACATTGTGATTAACCAAGGCCCCACAGCTCCACTTCCAACTGGTATTCCCACCTACACTGTGGAAGTGGTGAATGCTTGTGCTACAGGCTGTGACATCCATGGCATTCATTTCAAATGTGGCTGGTTCAGCTCGGCCCACCTCATCAATCCCAGAATCTTCAAGCGCCTTCGCTACGATGACTGCCTCGTTAACGACGGCAAGCCTCTGGTCTACGGCGGAACTCTCTCCTTCCAGTATGCTAACACTTTTCCCTATCCGCTATCAGTCTCCTCAGTTGTCTGCAACTGA
- the LOC111802551 gene encoding bidirectional sugar transporter SWEET12-like, protein MALFDTHHLGVFAFGLLGNIISFIVFLAPVPTFMRICKKKSTEGFQSIPYVVALFSAMLWLYYASFKPDEALLITINSVGCVIETIYIAIFICFAPKRIRVSTLRLILLLNFGGFCLILLVTHLLVQGSNRVKVVGWICVAFSVSVFAAPLSIMRLVVRTKSVEFMPFYLSFFLTLSAIAWLLYGVFLKDIYVALPNVLGFIFGVAQMILYLIYKKHETAKAKEMKLPEHTIDIVMTAAAIPPTTNSDKDKDKDSSPPPPSAGAIEIEVITTNEAKLDSKLDLNHKDNDKTTNPNA, encoded by the exons ATGGCTTTGTTCGATACCCACCACCTTGGCGTTTTCGCGTTCGGTCTTCTGG GTAACATTATCTCGTTCATCGTGTTCTTGGCTCCCGT GCCAACGTTTATGAGGATTTGTAAGAAGAAATCAACGGAAGGGTTTCAATCAATTCCATATGTGGTGGCACTTTTTAGTGCAATGTTGTGGTTATATTATGCTTCGTTCAAGCCTGATGAAGCTCTTCTTATTACTATCAACTCGGTTGGGTGTGTCATCGAGACAATTTACATTGCGATCTTCATTTGCTTTGCTCCGAAGCGGATTCGG GTTTCCACTTTGAGATTGATTCTTCTGTTGAATTTTGGTGGGTTTTGCTTAATTCTACTTGTAACTCACTTGTTAGTGCAAGGCTCTAACAGAGTTAAGGTTGTTGGATGGATTTGTGTGGCTTTTAGTGTCAGTGTGTTTGCAGCTCCATTAAGTATCATG AGATTGGTTGTTCGTACCAAGAGCGTGGAGTTCATGCCGTTTTATTTGTCGTTTTTCCTCACGCTTAGTGCTATTGCATGGCTTCTTTATGGTGTTTTTCTCAAGGATATCTATGTTGCG CTTCCAAATGTCCTTGGATTCATATTTGGAGTAGCTCAAATGATACTATATTTAATCTACAAGAAGCATGAAACAGCCAAAGCAAAGGAAATGAAGCTACCAGAACACACAATAGATATTGTAATGACTGCCGCCGCCATTCCTCCGACCACCAACTCCGACAAAGACAAAGACAAAGATTcctcgccgccgccgccttcTGCCGGTGCCATAGAGATTGAGGTAATAACAACCAACGAAGCCAAACTCGACAGCAAATTGGATCTAAACCATAAAGACAACGACAAAACTACAAACCCAAATGCTTAA